From Blattabacterium cuenoti:
GGCATTTTAATCATATGTATAATCCTCGTTCTACTTCTCGTGGATCTATTATGCCAAGATACCCTTGGTTAATTTATAATAAATTGGATAGATCAAATACAGAAAAAAAAATGAAAGCTATGGTAAAATTAGGGGTACCATATACTTTAGTAGATATAAAAAATGCAAACCAAGATATGGATCATCAATCAAGTCAGATTGTACATGATATTTATCAAGAATATCCAAGTTTAAAAAAAGAAATCTCTCAACAGAGAAAAATAGAAAAAGAAAAATTTATTCCATTGAAAGAAAGAGAAATTATAGCTCTTATTGCTTATTTACAACGATTAGGTACGGACATTAAATCTTAACAGATATAAAATAAAATGATAAGTTTTTTTAAACAGTATTTTACAGGAGAAAAAAATATAGGTATTTTTCAATCTGTTATGTTAATTTTATTTTTATTGGCATTTTTTTTTGTAATATTTTTTGTTTTTTCAAAATCTAAAAAATATTATCATAAAATAAGTTTAATACCCTTAGAACTAGAAAAAGAAAAAAAAAGGAAAGGTTATGAGATCTAAAATTCCTTCTTTTATTATGATACCTTCTTTTTTATCTATTATAATATTTATGTTTTATGTATTTTTTATAAGTTATAATCACATATCTTATTTAGTACATCCTATTACTATATTTTTTTTTATTATAACTACGATATTGTTATATATTTTGGAATCTATTAATAATTTGATTTTTAGGAGAAAATTACGATTTATTTCAGAAAAAGAAAGGAAAAAGATTTTTGAAGAAAATGAAGGGAATTATTTCTATAGGCTTTACAGATTTATATTTTACGATTATAAAAAAATCAGTTATGATGAAGTTACAAAAATAGATCATGGATTTGACGGAATTATAGAACTAGACAATCAATTACCTATGTGGTGGGTCCATCTTTTTTATCTTACAATTGTTTTTTCCGCGATTTATTTTTTTTCTTATTTATTAATAGATTATTCTAATCCTTATAAAGAATATGATATAGCTTATAAAAATCAATTAAAAAATATTGAAATTTTCGAGAAAAATACTCCACAAGTAACTATAGAGAATGCACGTTTTAAGGAGAGTTTAATCAATAGTGGAAAAGTTATTTTCGAGGAAAATTGTGCTACTTGCCATCAATCGGATGGAAGTGGAAATATAGGACCTAATTTAACAGATGATTATTGGATCAATACAAAAGAAAAAGATTTGTTTAAAAACATATTTTATGTAATATGGAATGGAAGCGATAATAATCCAACTATGCGTGCTTTTGGTAAATCAGGAGAAATTAAAGGAAATGATATTGAAAAAATATCTAGTTATGTTTATTTTATCAATCAAAAATATAAAAAACCTTTAAAAAGTAAAGTTCCTCAAGGTATGAAAATGCCAGAATGGAGTAAGATATAAATAAGTCTTCCATTAATTTTTCTATTTTATTAGCAAAAATAAAATTTAAAGTTTTAATTATGAAAATTAAACTCAATTGGGATACTGGAATCGTGTTATCTTTAGTTGTTTTTATAATCTTTATTACTTACATTGCTTTCTTCTTTCCACATGTAGGAAGTCAACTTGTATCAAATAGATATTATGAAGAAGAAATAAAATATCAAGAAATTATAAATGAAAAAAAAAATGTATTAGAACTTCCTATAAAAATAAAAGTTTTTATTTCCCATTCTGGAATTGAAATAATATTTCCTCCTATTAACAATGATATTCATGGTTTTTTTACTTTATTTAGATCTTCTTCCAAAGATTTAGATTTTACGCAATCTTTCAAAATATTGAAATTTTCCAAAAAAGCATTATTGATTCCAAAAAAATTTTTAAAAAAAGGATACTATAAACTTATAATCAGATGGAAAATAGATAAAAAATATTTTTATGAAAGAGATATTTTTTGGAATCAAAATGGATAAAAAAATATTATTAAACATAATGACATAATGAGAAAAAATATAAGTAATTTTCGTAAAGAATCTTTAAATTACCATAGTCAATTTCCTTCTGGAAAAATACAAATTACCCCTACCAAAAAATATAGCAGTCAAAGAGATTTATCTCTTGCTTATTCACCAGGTGTTGCTGAACCTTGTAAAGAAATCGCTCGTTCTTCTATAGAAGTATATAAATACACATCTAAAGGAAATCTTGTAGCAGTGATTACTAATGGGTCTGCAGTATTAGGTCTTGGAGATATTGGGGCATTAGCCTCTAAACCAGTTATGGAAGGAAAAGCTCTTTTGTTCAAAATATTTTCTGGTATAGATGTTTTTGATATAGAAATAGACGAATCTGATCCAGAAAAATTTATAGAAACTGTAAAAGCTATTGCTCCTACTTTTGGCGGAATTAACCTAGAAGACATAAAAGCTCCAGAAGCTTTTGAAATAGAAAGAAGACTTAAGAAAGAACTTAATATTCCTGTTATGCATGATGATCAACATGGAACGGCTATTATTTCAGGAGCAGCATTACTTAATGCAGTGACTTATGTCAGGAAGAAAATTCATGAAATTAAAATGGTAGTTAATGGAGCTGGTGCTGCAGCGATTTCTTGTGCAAGAACGTATAAACAACTTGGAGTGAAACCTGAAAATATTCTTATGTTTGATAGTAAGGGGTTATTACATACTTCAAGAAAAGATTTAAATAAAGAAAAAAAAGAGTTTTCCGTAAATATTTATCCAATTAAAAAATTGGAACAAGCTATTAATAATGCAGATGTTTTCATAGGGTTATCTATAGGGGGAATATTAACGCCTAATATGTTAAAAAGTATGGCTAAAGATCCAATTGTGTTTGCAATGGCTAATCCTGATCCAGAAATAGATTATAATTTAGCAATTAAACTACGTCCAGATGTTATTATGGCTACAGGAAGAAGTGATTATCCCAATCAGGTGAATAATGTATTAGGGTTTCCTTATATATTCAGAGGGGCATTAGATGTTCATGCCAATGTTATCAATGATGAAATGAAACTTGCGGCAGTACATTCCATAGCTTCTTTAGCAAAAGAACCTGTTCCGGAACAGGTTAATATTGTTTATAATAAAAAAAATATTTCTTTTGGAAAAGAATATATCATTCCAAAACCTTTCGATAATCGTTTAATTACTCGTGTTGCTCCTGCTGTAGCAAAAGCCGCTATGGATTCTGGAGTCGCCCGAAATCCTATTTTAGATTGGAAAGTATATCAAGAAAAGTTGCTCGATAGAATGGGATATGAAAGTAAAATGCTTCGAATGATTCAAAATAGAGCACGTACAAATCCTAAAAAAGTTGTTTTTTGTAATGGAGAAGAATATGATATTCTTAAATCGGTTCAAATTCTTCACGAAGAAGGAATTATTTCTATTCCCATAGTTTTAGGAAATGAATATCGTATCAAACGTTTAATAAATGAAAATAATTTAGATATTGAATTAAAAATTATAGATCCAGAAAAAGAAGAAAATATAAAAAAAGTAGAAGATTTTGCTAAAATACTTTGGAAAAGAAGGAATAGGAAAGGTTTAACTTTATATGATTCCAAAATTCGTATGCGTACTAATGATCATTTTGGAGCGATGATGGTAGATCAAGGAAAAGCAGATGCTGTTATTACAGGATATACCAGAAGTTTTTCATTAAGTTTACGTCCCATGTTAGAAGTTATAGGAAAAGCTGATTTTGTTCACAAAACGGCAGGAATGATGATATTACTAACGAAACGTGGGCCTCTATTTTTAGCAGATACAGCTGTTATTCCAGACCCAACAAGTAAAGAGTTAGCTAGAATAGCTATAATGGCTTCTCATGTAGTTAGAAATTTTGATATTGAACCACGTATAGCTATGTTATCTTTTCAAAATTTTTCATCTGATTCAAAAACATCTTTGAAAGTTTCTCAAACAGTATCCTTTTTGCATAAAAAATATCCAGACTTGATAGTAGATGGAGAAGTACAACCTGATTTTGCTTTAAATGAGTTTTTATTATCTAAAAAATTTCCTTTTTCTAAACTTGTTAAAAAAAGAGCAAATATTTTTATTTTTCCAAATTTAGAATCAGGAAATTTAACTTATAAATTTATTAGAGGATTAGGTGATGTTCAAACTATAGGTCCTGTAATGTTAGGTATGCGGAAACCTGCACATGTTATGCAAATGCAATCTAGCATAGAAGAAATAGTTAATTTAGCTACTTTAGCTGTAATAGATGCACAAATTAGAAAAAATTAAAAATATGTGTTTTCAAAAAACACTTTTTTTCCAAAAAGAATTCGTACTTTTTTTTCAAAAAAAATGGGAATAGAACTAGATGTATAAAAAATAGGAAATCTATTCCAAGTAGGATGTAAACACAATAATTTTTGTTCACTTAATTTTTTTTTTATTTCTTGCACTACTATTTTTTGAATATCAATTAAATGAACTTTTCCATGATAAAAATTTTTTATTTCTTGTTTCAAAAATAAATAATGAGTACAAGCTAATAATATTGCATCTATTGATTTTAAGTGATTTAAATAATTTTTTATAATAGGATTTATTTTTTTCGTTTCACAACCATTTTCTATAATGGGAGCTAATAATGGAGTAGACATTTGAACTATATCTAGATGACGGTAGTGTTTTTTGATTTTTTTTGTATAAAAATTTGAGTGTATGGTAGCAGGTGTAGCAATTATTCCTATTTTTTTATAGGACAGAAAAATTGTATTTTTTGCTACAGGATCTATAACATTAAATATTAATATTTTTTTATGAAATTTTTTTTGTATTTGATCCAAAGCATTAGATGCAATAGAATTGCACGCTATGACTAAAGCTTTACATTTTTTTTCATAAAGAAAAGAAGCTATTTTCACAGAATTTTTTCTAATAAATTCTTTAGATTTTTCTCCGTAAGGCATATTTTGGGTATCTCCGAAATAAATAAAATCTTCATTAGGCATTTGAATTTTCATTTCTTTAGCTATAAGAAGTCCGCCAATTCCAGAATCAAATATTCCTATTGGAGATAATGGACTTATTTTCATCTTCAAATTAAATTAAATGGGAAACGAATTATAAAAGCTAATACAGACAAAAAAAACAAAAATAAAACCTTATAAGTAATTTTTTGATGTTGATTTTTATACAATTCTTTATAGAAAAGAATAAAGAACAAAAAACCCAGAATCATCATGATTGGATGTTCAATCAACTTGAAACGAATTTTTTTTTGTTTAAAAATTTCAACAAACTCAACTTCATTTTTGAATAATGAAAAAAAATGTAAAAACATTAATAATAAACCGATAAAAATTTGAATGAGTATAATGAATGCTGTAAAATTTAATACAATTCTAAAAAAAAAATCCAATTTTTATTTTAAAATATTTTTTATACCATAAAAATAAAAGATATATCACCTCTATGATTAAAAAAATTATCAAGAAAAAAGCTATATAATGATGAAATTTGAGTAAAAACTTCATATTATAGGAAATAATTTTTTAATCAATTTTTTCTTCAATCTAGAAGCTTTATTTACATGTATAATATTTTTTTTTGCTAATTTATCTATCATAGAAATAACAATAGAATATTGTTTTTTATTTTTATCTATTAACAATTTTTTTATAGCTGTCTTAGTGCTTTTATATACATATTTATTACGTAATCGTCTAGTATGATTCTGTCTAATTCTTTTTAAAGAAGATAAATGATTTGCCATAATAAATTATTATAGCCCATAGGGGAATCGAACCCCTCTTTCCAGGATGAAAACCTGACGTCCTAACCAATAGACGAATGGGCCTTTTGATCAAAATAATTAATGACACAAATTAAATTTTTTTTATATTTAATACAAGTATTTTGTTTACATTTGATGATCTCTTTTTATCTCAGTCTCGTTTTTTTTCAAAAAAAAGTTTATCATAAATTCTAAAATTTTTTTACTTATAATTTTTTATTATCATCTTATTTCTATTTCATTATATGGAAATGTGGAATGCAATAAAAAATATGAAAGAATTTATTGCAAAAAAAA
This genomic window contains:
- a CDS encoding cbb3-type cytochrome c oxidase N-terminal domain-containing protein; protein product: MRSKIPSFIMIPSFLSIIIFMFYVFFISYNHISYLVHPITIFFFIITTILLYILESINNLIFRRKLRFISEKERKKIFEENEGNYFYRLYRFIFYDYKKISYDEVTKIDHGFDGIIELDNQLPMWWVHLFYLTIVFSAIYFFSYLLIDYSNPYKEYDIAYKNQLKNIEIFEKNTPQVTIENARFKESLINSGKVIFEENCATCHQSDGSGNIGPNLTDDYWINTKEKDLFKNIFYVIWNGSDNNPTMRAFGKSGEIKGNDIEKISSYVYFINQKYKKPLKSKVPQGMKMPEWSKI
- a CDS encoding cytochrome oxidase; the protein is MISFFKQYFTGEKNIGIFQSVMLILFLLAFFFVIFFVFSKSKKYYHKISLIPLELEKEKKRKGYEI
- a CDS encoding NADP-dependent malic enzyme; its protein translation is MRKNISNFRKESLNYHSQFPSGKIQITPTKKYSSQRDLSLAYSPGVAEPCKEIARSSIEVYKYTSKGNLVAVITNGSAVLGLGDIGALASKPVMEGKALLFKIFSGIDVFDIEIDESDPEKFIETVKAIAPTFGGINLEDIKAPEAFEIERRLKKELNIPVMHDDQHGTAIISGAALLNAVTYVRKKIHEIKMVVNGAGAAAISCARTYKQLGVKPENILMFDSKGLLHTSRKDLNKEKKEFSVNIYPIKKLEQAINNADVFIGLSIGGILTPNMLKSMAKDPIVFAMANPDPEIDYNLAIKLRPDVIMATGRSDYPNQVNNVLGFPYIFRGALDVHANVINDEMKLAAVHSIASLAKEPVPEQVNIVYNKKNISFGKEYIIPKPFDNRLITRVAPAVAKAAMDSGVARNPILDWKVYQEKLLDRMGYESKMLRMIQNRARTNPKKVVFCNGEEYDILKSVQILHEEGIISIPIVLGNEYRIKRLINENNLDIELKIIDPEKEENIKKVEDFAKILWKRRNRKGLTLYDSKIRMRTNDHFGAMMVDQGKADAVITGYTRSFSLSLRPMLEVIGKADFVHKTAGMMILLTKRGPLFLADTAVIPDPTSKELARIAIMASHVVRNFDIEPRIAMLSFQNFSSDSKTSLKVSQTVSFLHKKYPDLIVDGEVQPDFALNEFLLSKKFPFSKLVKKRANIFIFPNLESGNLTYKFIRGLGDVQTIGPVMLGMRKPAHVMQMQSSIEEIVNLATLAVIDAQIRKN
- the rpsT gene encoding 30S ribosomal protein S20; protein product: MANHLSSLKRIRQNHTRRLRNKYVYKSTKTAIKKLLIDKNKKQYSIVISMIDKLAKKNIIHVNKASRLKKKLIKKLFPII
- the murI gene encoding glutamate racemase, yielding MKISPLSPIGIFDSGIGGLLIAKEMKIQMPNEDFIYFGDTQNMPYGEKSKEFIRKNSVKIASFLYEKKCKALVIACNSIASNALDQIQKKFHKKILIFNVIDPVAKNTIFLSYKKIGIIATPATIHSNFYTKKIKKHYRHLDIVQMSTPLLAPIIENGCETKKINPIIKNYLNHLKSIDAILLACTHYLFLKQEIKNFYHGKVHLIDIQKIVVQEIKKKLSEQKLLCLHPTWNRFPIFYTSSSIPIFFEKKVRILFGKKVFFENTYF
- a CDS encoding FixH family protein, whose protein sequence is MKIKLNWDTGIVLSLVVFIIFITYIAFFFPHVGSQLVSNRYYEEEIKYQEIINEKKNVLELPIKIKVFISHSGIEIIFPPINNDIHGFFTLFRSSSKDLDFTQSFKILKFSKKALLIPKKFLKKGYYKLIIRWKIDKKYFYERDIFWNQNG